In Pelosinus sp. UFO1, one genomic interval encodes:
- the ggt gene encoding gamma-glutamyltransferase, with amino-acid sequence MRFFPKSIAVICVLSLLITLMAPLNGIVQAASARPDKSSVGMVVSTQKIANDIGMQVLKDGGNAIDAAVAVGYALAVVHPVAGNIGGGGFAVIHTAAGDNVTLDFREVAPGNATRDMYLDKDGNVIPNASVEGYLAAGVPGTVAGLSAMLNRYGSKSLATLIQPAINYAESGFNVTARQAETFNEYAPRLKKFASSKQYFLKSDGSNYKEGEVLIQKDLAKTLRLIAQKGPDAFYKGEIAELIAKDMAANSGIITKEDLAKYKPIWREPVKGTYRGYDIISMSPPSSGGTHIVQILNVLEGFDLKSMGYGSSPAVHVLAEAMRYAYADRSEFMGDPDFTKIPLKGLISKDYAAEIRSKIDMNKATPSADVKPGQPAMHEGINTTHYSIVDKWGNAVSITYTINDYYGCGAAVKGAGFLLNNEMDDFSIKPGVANIYGLVGGDANAIEPYKRPLSSMSPTIILKDGKLFMVVGSPGGSRIITTVQQVISNVIDYDMNIREAVDAPRVHMQWQPDELRIEKNGLVKDVVDKLTVMGYKVVTRGNMGDVNAILIDPSSGIMYGSGDPRNEF; translated from the coding sequence ATGAGGTTTTTTCCTAAATCGATAGCGGTCATCTGTGTGTTATCCTTGCTGATTACATTAATGGCTCCGTTAAATGGTATAGTTCAGGCAGCATCGGCTCGGCCGGATAAGAGTAGTGTTGGCATGGTCGTGTCTACCCAAAAAATTGCCAACGATATAGGTATGCAGGTGTTAAAAGACGGTGGCAACGCCATTGATGCGGCTGTGGCGGTAGGCTATGCATTGGCAGTTGTCCATCCGGTAGCTGGTAATATCGGCGGGGGTGGATTTGCTGTCATCCACACGGCGGCAGGGGACAATGTTACTTTGGATTTCCGGGAGGTTGCTCCAGGAAATGCAACCCGAGATATGTATCTTGATAAGGATGGGAATGTCATTCCCAACGCCAGTGTAGAAGGGTATCTAGCAGCTGGGGTTCCCGGAACGGTTGCTGGCTTAAGTGCTATGTTGAATCGTTATGGCAGCAAAAGTTTAGCTACGTTGATTCAGCCGGCTATCAATTATGCGGAAAGTGGGTTTAACGTTACTGCCCGTCAGGCGGAAACCTTTAATGAGTATGCTCCTCGACTTAAAAAATTCGCTTCCTCCAAGCAATACTTTTTAAAATCCGACGGGTCTAACTATAAAGAAGGGGAAGTCTTAATACAAAAGGATTTGGCAAAAACCCTGCGGTTGATTGCCCAGAAGGGACCTGATGCTTTCTATAAAGGTGAGATTGCTGAACTTATTGCAAAAGATATGGCAGCCAACAGCGGTATTATCACGAAAGAAGATTTAGCTAAGTACAAACCAATATGGCGGGAGCCGGTAAAAGGAACCTATCGTGGATATGATATTATATCAATGAGTCCTCCCAGTTCCGGTGGTACCCACATCGTACAAATTTTAAATGTATTGGAAGGCTTTGATTTAAAATCCATGGGTTATGGATCCTCCCCGGCTGTTCATGTTTTGGCGGAGGCTATGCGCTATGCTTACGCCGACCGTTCCGAGTTCATGGGTGATCCTGACTTCACTAAGATTCCGCTAAAAGGTTTGATATCTAAAGACTATGCGGCAGAAATCCGCAGTAAAATTGACATGAATAAGGCGACTCCTAGTGCAGACGTGAAGCCCGGGCAGCCAGCAATGCATGAAGGGATCAACACCACCCATTATTCCATTGTGGACAAATGGGGCAACGCTGTATCTATTACCTATACGATTAATGATTACTACGGTTGTGGCGCAGCAGTGAAAGGTGCAGGATTCCTGTTAAATAATGAAATGGATGATTTTTCGATTAAACCAGGTGTTGCAAATATTTACGGGTTGGTAGGCGGCGATGCCAACGCCATTGAGCCCTATAAGCGTCCACTGAGCTCGATGTCGCCAACCATTATTCTGAAGGACGGCAAGTTGTTTATGGTCGTCGGCAGCCCAGGTGGTTCCCGGATCATCACTACGGTACAGCAGGTCATTTCCAATGTCATTGATTATGACATGAACATTCGTGAGGCGGTAGATGCTCCTCGGGTACATATGCAGTGGCAGCCAGATGAACTACGGATTGAAAAGAACGGTTTGGTAAAAGATGTTGTTGATAAGTTGACCGTTATGGGCTACAAGGTGGTTACTAGAGGTAATATGGGTGATGTCAACGCCATCCTGATTGACCCATCCAGTGGTATTATGTATGGTTCCGGTGACCCACGCAATGAATTCTAG
- a CDS encoding DNA alkylation repair protein: MDRSIRKKILELAEEEYQKFSAALLPNIDNVLGVRLPLLRKLAKEIAKGDWQKFMAMAELEYFEEVMLKGMVLGYVKGDIEEILSYVADFVPLIDNWSVCDSFCIGLKFTQDNKERVWQFLQSYLNSTQEYEIRFGVVMLINFYIEDRYIKEVLIRLDNVKLKGYYAKMAVAWAVSICFVKLPKPTMEYLYGNTLDDFTYNKALQKITESYRVDKETKDLIRSMKRSKS; encoded by the coding sequence ATGGATAGGTCAATTAGAAAAAAAATTCTTGAGTTGGCAGAAGAAGAGTATCAAAAATTCTCAGCTGCACTGCTACCTAATATAGACAATGTTTTAGGTGTTCGTTTGCCCCTGCTCCGGAAGCTTGCCAAAGAAATAGCGAAGGGCGATTGGCAGAAGTTTATGGCAATGGCAGAATTAGAATACTTTGAGGAAGTAATGCTTAAAGGCATGGTACTTGGCTATGTGAAAGGGGATATTGAAGAGATACTTTCTTATGTTGCCGATTTTGTCCCCCTAATTGATAATTGGTCAGTATGTGATAGCTTCTGCATAGGGTTGAAATTCACACAGGATAACAAGGAGCGTGTATGGCAATTTCTACAGTCTTACCTGAATTCAACACAAGAATATGAAATACGATTTGGTGTTGTAATGCTAATTAATTTTTACATTGAAGATAGATATATAAAGGAAGTGCTAATACGTTTAGACAATGTCAAGCTCAAAGGGTATTATGCGAAAATGGCAGTTGCTTGGGCGGTTTCCATTTGTTTTGTAAAACTACCAAAGCCAACCATGGAATACCTTTATGGTAATACCCTAGATGATTTTACTTACAATAAGGCACTTCAAAAGATCACGGAATCTTATCGTGTAGATAAAGAAACTAAGGATTTAATCCGCAGTATGAAGCGCAGTAAAAGCTAA
- a CDS encoding C-GCAxxG-C-C family (seleno)protein produces the protein MTTNAIKIAAIGDSIIYGYPYEPASSWFNLAAERLNIDYINRGINGDTTDGMLSRFDSDILRYKPSHIIIMGGTNDAYGGIAVNQVINNIQAMVQLAFENAIFPFIGLPIPCNELAEEKLLGQYREAMRQFARANNIEIIDFHKSIVDDSGLSIKAGFHCDGIHPNNAGYEVMAGVATKIFIKVLIDTRVHTYYWNEDISCIITTLKILSEIFNYKLHPQVIQAAYALNAGRMGSQCGLVEGVLLFIGVYGHEKGIASQNIAMLCHKFSSGFQNKFGSVLCKELRIQGFKPDNPPHICESLTKSAVAFSAEFISKEILLSL, from the coding sequence ATGACTACTAACGCTATTAAAATAGCCGCTATCGGTGACTCCATAATCTACGGTTATCCTTATGAGCCAGCATCGTCTTGGTTCAATCTTGCTGCCGAGCGACTTAATATTGATTATATTAACCGGGGCATAAATGGTGATACTACTGATGGTATGCTAAGCCGTTTTGACAGTGATATTCTACGGTATAAACCTTCTCATATCATTATTATGGGCGGTACAAATGATGCGTATGGTGGAATTGCAGTCAATCAAGTCATTAATAATATTCAGGCTATGGTGCAGCTCGCCTTTGAAAATGCTATTTTTCCATTTATTGGTCTACCAATACCTTGCAATGAATTAGCAGAAGAGAAGTTACTAGGGCAGTATCGTGAAGCAATGCGACAATTTGCAAGAGCAAATAATATCGAAATCATTGATTTTCATAAATCTATAGTCGATGACAGTGGTTTAAGTATTAAGGCAGGATTTCATTGCGACGGTATACATCCCAATAATGCTGGTTATGAAGTTATGGCAGGTGTCGCTACTAAAATTTTTATTAAAGTATTAATTGATACTAGAGTTCATACCTATTATTGGAACGAAGACATCAGTTGTATCATCACTACCTTGAAGATTCTATCTGAAATATTTAATTATAAGCTTCATCCCCAAGTTATCCAGGCTGCCTATGCCCTTAATGCAGGTCGAATGGGTTCGCAGTGCGGCTTGGTAGAAGGGGTATTGCTGTTTATTGGGGTTTATGGACATGAAAAAGGGATTGCTTCTCAAAATATTGCTATGTTATGCCATAAGTTTTCCAGTGGATTTCAAAATAAATTCGGTAGTGTGCTATGCAAAGAATTAAGGATACAGGGTTTTAAACCTGACAATCCGCCTCATATTTGTGAAAGTCTAACAAAGAGCGCCGTTGCTTTTTCGGCAGAATTTATATCTAAGGAAATTTTGTTGAGCCTATGA
- a CDS encoding RluA family pseudouridine synthase: protein MLDLVVPETVNPMPIKDFLRSHVGLSLTVWRKIKFSGAILVNGKEIPITNFIAPGDTITLNWLQPCDIIPTKIPLHIVYEDDTLLIIDKPPGMLVHPTTSERLETIGNAVMYYFQQKNLPFKFHPVHRLDRNTSGLLVIAKLPHIQHLLSVNGVKNINRQYVALITGALQPAIGTIDAPIARHPNSIIQRIVSSEGQQATTCYKVLKDLMNASLIELTLLTGRTHQIRVHLSHIGHPILGDDLYGGSRDLINRQALHASSLSFTHPISGKTIEVSSPLPTDIISVINVLSTNKI, encoded by the coding sequence ATGCTAGATCTCGTAGTACCAGAAACAGTCAATCCTATGCCAATTAAAGACTTTTTACGATCCCATGTTGGCCTTTCTCTTACCGTCTGGCGGAAGATTAAATTTTCAGGAGCCATACTTGTAAATGGAAAGGAGATTCCTATAACAAATTTTATTGCACCCGGTGATACCATTACCTTAAATTGGCTGCAGCCGTGTGATATCATACCAACAAAAATACCGCTTCATATAGTTTATGAAGATGATACCTTACTCATTATAGACAAACCACCAGGTATGTTAGTACATCCAACTACCTCCGAACGTTTAGAAACCATTGGAAATGCGGTTATGTATTACTTTCAACAAAAAAATCTACCTTTTAAATTTCATCCGGTCCACCGCTTAGATCGTAATACTTCAGGTCTGCTAGTAATTGCAAAATTGCCTCATATTCAGCACCTACTTTCAGTTAACGGAGTGAAAAACATTAACAGACAATACGTAGCACTGATAACAGGTGCATTACAACCTGCAATAGGCACAATAGACGCACCAATTGCAAGACACCCTAATAGTATCATTCAACGTATAGTTTCCAGCGAGGGACAACAGGCTACTACCTGCTATAAAGTGCTTAAAGATTTAATGAATGCCAGTTTAATTGAATTAACACTTTTAACTGGACGTACTCATCAGATCAGAGTACATTTATCGCATATCGGTCACCCAATCTTAGGAGATGATCTTTACGGAGGTTCTAGAGATTTAATTAACCGCCAAGCCCTCCATGCTTCTAGTTTATCTTTTACCCATCCTATTTCAGGGAAAACGATTGAAGTTTCTAGTCCACTACCGACTGACATTATAAGCGTAATTAATGTCCTTTCAACTAATAAAATATAG
- the fba gene encoding class II fructose-1,6-bisphosphate aldolase — translation MSLVTTKEMFKKAYEGQYAVGAFNVNNMEIIQGIVDAAKEEQSPLILQVSAGARKYAKHIYLTKLVEAAVEDTGLPIALHLDHGDDFEICKSCIDGGFTSVMIDGSKHSFEENIALTKKVVEYAHAHGVVVEAELGKLAGVEDAVKVDAKDATYTDPDQAAEFVQRTGCDSLAIAIGTSHGAYKFKGEPSLDYARLEKISNLLPGYPLVLHGASTVLPEFVEKCNQFGGHIPGAQGVPEDMLLRAGKFGVCKINIDTDLRLAMTASIREYFINHPGDFDPRQYLKPAREAIKNMVKHKMKNVLNCSNKL, via the coding sequence TTGTCATTAGTTACAACAAAAGAAATGTTTAAAAAAGCTTATGAAGGTCAGTATGCCGTTGGAGCGTTCAATGTTAATAACATGGAAATCATTCAAGGTATTGTTGATGCTGCCAAAGAAGAACAGTCTCCACTTATCTTACAAGTATCCGCAGGGGCGCGTAAGTATGCTAAGCATATATATCTTACAAAGTTAGTAGAAGCAGCAGTGGAAGACACTGGCTTGCCGATTGCCTTGCACCTTGACCATGGTGATGACTTTGAAATATGTAAGTCTTGTATTGATGGAGGTTTTACTTCTGTCATGATAGACGGTTCAAAGCATAGTTTTGAAGAAAACATTGCCTTAACCAAAAAGGTAGTAGAATATGCTCATGCTCATGGTGTTGTTGTCGAAGCAGAACTCGGAAAACTTGCCGGCGTGGAAGATGCCGTTAAGGTTGATGCTAAAGATGCTACATATACCGATCCAGACCAAGCAGCAGAGTTCGTTCAACGAACTGGCTGTGACTCACTGGCTATTGCGATTGGCACTAGCCATGGTGCTTATAAGTTCAAAGGCGAACCCAGCCTTGACTATGCACGATTAGAAAAGATTTCTAACTTACTACCTGGATATCCACTAGTATTACACGGTGCATCTACTGTGCTACCTGAGTTTGTAGAAAAATGTAATCAATTTGGCGGACACATTCCTGGTGCTCAAGGTGTGCCTGAAGATATGCTATTACGCGCTGGTAAATTTGGTGTATGTAAAATTAATATTGATACGGATTTGAGATTGGCAATGACAGCCTCTATTCGTGAGTATTTTATTAATCATCCTGGCGATTTTGATCCTCGTCAATACTTAAAACCTGCTCGTGAAGCCATCAAAAATATGGTTAAACATAAAATGAAAAACGTATTAAATTGTAGCAATAAACTATAA
- a CDS encoding LTA synthase family protein: MIIINSLNLNFSIITIMSVLTGVINNVIFVLLAGYLYTKRNNILSKTVYFLSYFFTILIFYSDTIYFFVTSTHIEKVLFDNLNNYSITGVLYTTDKMVILGILISFFFLMLLFRAPNMMHNLHTKNAGILIITMCILANLVNFATAHVYPKALKEEGFDEEAEIETSRNLSRYLLTESVTVNLMREFLRNDDRHVTASNQLYRVAFSKQETELLSELGIDVNEKSASTQKAFPYEKVIVIVAESFHRDYLHHYNPRIPTETTQFLDGLVAQYPHSDHYYTSNKPTTQGLNSMFLSQSIYSDDQSFENNVTLFKALESNGYDTVFLEATSQYYNDEFRAYKKRFGMHTYRAKEDLERQGYTGSSGWGFHNDVMYEETIKILEQNRNNKIFIATKTIDSHQPFPYCGLSERDIPANITEQDKNVYLKGIYWENITLKKFFHDLEERNLMDDKTLIVITSDHNPHPSQNDNYKRLGQDDLRLSPAPIPLIFVSKNLQPFDNFSSATFTSQIDFAPTLLGILGIPAPPEFSGRNIITIPEDQGYAIGCVGETIYYWSKDHQITTDMYSGKNQNDSEKALIHWVQDSYVKYFHGNSSNKQQ, encoded by the coding sequence ATGATTATTATTAATTCATTAAATTTAAACTTTAGTATAATAACTATCATGTCAGTTCTTACAGGTGTGATTAACAATGTTATTTTCGTACTATTAGCTGGCTACCTATATACTAAACGGAATAATATACTATCCAAAACCGTATACTTTTTATCGTATTTTTTTACCATTTTGATCTTTTATAGTGACACCATATACTTTTTTGTTACATCAACGCATATTGAAAAGGTATTATTTGATAATTTAAACAATTATTCAATAACAGGTGTATTATATACTACAGATAAAATGGTTATACTTGGTATACTGATAAGCTTTTTCTTTCTTATGTTATTATTTCGCGCACCGAATATGATGCATAATTTGCACACAAAAAATGCTGGTATCCTTATTATAACAATGTGTATTTTAGCTAATCTTGTTAATTTCGCCACAGCCCACGTATATCCAAAAGCATTGAAGGAAGAAGGTTTTGATGAGGAAGCAGAAATAGAAACATCCAGAAACTTATCCCGCTATTTGCTTACCGAGTCAGTTACTGTCAACTTAATGCGGGAATTTTTGCGAAATGACGATAGACATGTAACCGCCTCCAATCAGCTTTACCGTGTGGCATTTTCTAAACAGGAAACTGAACTATTGAGTGAATTAGGAATTGATGTTAACGAAAAATCTGCTTCCACTCAAAAAGCTTTTCCATATGAAAAAGTAATTGTAATTGTCGCTGAATCCTTTCATCGAGATTACTTGCATCACTATAATCCGCGAATTCCAACTGAAACAACCCAATTCTTAGACGGTTTAGTAGCTCAGTATCCTCACTCGGATCATTATTACACTTCCAATAAACCTACTACTCAAGGGCTTAACTCTATGTTTCTTTCCCAGTCGATCTATTCCGACGACCAATCTTTCGAAAACAATGTCACGTTATTCAAAGCTCTCGAAAGCAACGGTTATGATACAGTGTTTTTGGAGGCAACTAGCCAATACTATAATGATGAATTCCGTGCATATAAAAAACGTTTTGGGATGCATACTTACAGAGCAAAAGAAGATTTAGAAAGACAGGGGTATACGGGAAGCAGTGGCTGGGGATTCCATAATGACGTAATGTATGAAGAAACCATTAAGATATTGGAACAAAACCGAAATAATAAAATTTTTATAGCGACTAAGACGATCGATTCCCATCAACCATTTCCATATTGCGGGCTTTCCGAAAGGGATATTCCAGCAAATATCACGGAGCAAGATAAAAATGTTTATCTTAAAGGAATCTATTGGGAAAATATTACTTTGAAAAAATTTTTCCATGATCTTGAAGAGCGAAATTTGATGGACGATAAGACTCTTATTGTTATTACGAGTGATCATAATCCTCATCCAAGTCAAAACGATAATTATAAGCGCCTTGGGCAAGACGATTTGCGTTTAAGCCCAGCTCCCATCCCGCTCATCTTTGTTAGCAAAAATTTGCAGCCTTTTGATAATTTTAGTAGTGCAACATTTACTAGTCAGATTGATTTCGCACCGACACTTTTAGGGATATTAGGAATTCCTGCGCCGCCGGAGTTTTCAGGCAGAAATATAATTACTATTCCCGAAGATCAAGGGTATGCAATTGGTTGTGTGGGAGAAACAATTTATTATTGGTCAAAAGATCACCAAATAACAACAGACATGTATAGCGGGAAAAATCAAAATGATTCTGAAAAAGCACTGATACATTGGGTCCAAGATTCATATGTCAAATACTTTCACGGTAACTCTAGCAATAAGCAGCAGTAG
- a CDS encoding MtnX-like HAD-IB family phosphatase yields MKEFIFVSDFDGTMSAKDFYHIIMDKYLGEWGRELYASWKRNEMMDVEFLTTVFKSINRTEEEIYEDILSIKLDKSIAAFIEYIKISGGDFLVLSAGTQYYIKRLLDFEGVHGVEIIANDGKYENKGITLIPPDKQHPFYSQRYGIDKAKVVQSLKQKYKKVYYAGDGGPDVSAALLADIAFAKGTLITLLQTEAAKYVPFEYFFQVEEYLKSKG; encoded by the coding sequence TTGAAAGAATTTATATTTGTCTCGGATTTTGACGGAACCATGAGTGCAAAAGATTTTTATCATATTATTATGGACAAATATCTTGGGGAATGGGGCAGAGAACTTTACGCAAGCTGGAAGCGGAATGAGATGATGGATGTCGAATTTCTCACAACAGTATTTAAATCTATAAATCGAACAGAAGAGGAAATCTATGAAGATATCTTGAGCATAAAGCTGGATAAATCTATTGCTGCATTTATTGAATATATTAAAATTTCTGGTGGCGATTTTCTTGTTCTGAGTGCAGGAACCCAATATTATATAAAACGGTTACTTGATTTTGAAGGGGTGCATGGGGTAGAAATTATCGCAAATGACGGTAAATATGAAAACAAGGGTATTACATTAATTCCTCCGGATAAACAACACCCTTTTTATTCACAACGGTATGGTATAGATAAAGCCAAGGTAGTACAGAGTCTAAAACAAAAGTATAAAAAAGTCTATTATGCTGGTGATGGGGGACCAGATGTAAGTGCTGCACTACTAGCTGATATTGCTTTTGCAAAAGGAACATTAATTACGCTACTACAGACTGAGGCAGCAAAATATGTGCCCTTTGAATACTTTTTCCAAGTCGAAGAATATTTGAAATCGAAGGGATAA
- a CDS encoding MFS transporter, protein MLMLFGSIINYLDRVNLSIANTTIGKEFGLDPVQMGLLLSAFMWPYALANLPAGWIVDKYGAKKIFMWGIIVWSLATIAGGFVQGFMSMYITRMILGIAEAPFFIIGGQVTQQYFSHEERGMASSVINLGPKIANGFAPPLLTFLLIWMGWRGMFITLGVTGFAISFLWMKYYREEYKVEQVAQLKKGKVNFWALFNHPTSWWFNIGNIGSSYVFWLYFTWLPTYLTTQRGMSLTQAGWAAAIPFIAGVIAVPIGGWMSDYLIKRGMNVIRARLVPTVGGCILAAVAVIPVNYIEDTTWAMVLITISLFAGALRVGVLWALVGDLTPPEAVGTFGGIQNFASFIGATLAPIGTGYIVKATNSFDYVFVVSGVLCLIGAISYALISRKITSEDLLPN, encoded by the coding sequence ATGCTCATGTTGTTTGGCTCAATCATAAATTATTTGGACCGGGTGAATTTAAGTATTGCTAATACAACAATTGGAAAAGAATTTGGCCTCGATCCAGTACAAATGGGATTGCTATTATCTGCTTTTATGTGGCCTTATGCATTAGCAAATCTGCCAGCTGGTTGGATTGTTGATAAATATGGTGCAAAAAAGATATTTATGTGGGGGATTATTGTTTGGTCTCTGGCTACCATCGCTGGAGGATTTGTTCAAGGATTTATGTCAATGTATATTACAAGAATGATACTAGGAATTGCCGAGGCTCCATTTTTTATCATTGGGGGCCAAGTCACACAACAGTATTTTTCTCACGAAGAAAGAGGAATGGCTTCTTCTGTTATTAATTTGGGCCCGAAGATTGCCAACGGGTTTGCACCCCCCTTATTAACTTTTCTTTTAATTTGGATGGGTTGGAGAGGTATGTTTATTACTTTAGGTGTCACTGGATTTGCCATTTCATTTTTATGGATGAAATATTATAGAGAAGAGTATAAGGTAGAGCAGGTTGCTCAATTAAAAAAAGGGAAAGTTAATTTTTGGGCATTATTTAATCATCCAACATCATGGTGGTTTAATATAGGTAATATTGGAAGTTCTTATGTATTTTGGTTATACTTTACATGGCTACCCACCTATTTAACAACCCAACGAGGTATGAGCTTAACACAAGCCGGTTGGGCAGCAGCCATTCCCTTTATCGCAGGTGTTATTGCAGTACCAATTGGTGGCTGGATGTCCGATTATTTAATAAAAAGAGGTATGAATGTAATTCGTGCACGATTGGTTCCAACAGTGGGAGGTTGCATATTAGCAGCAGTGGCAGTAATTCCAGTAAATTATATCGAGGATACCACATGGGCAATGGTTTTAATAACAATTAGTTTATTTGCTGGCGCGTTACGGGTAGGTGTCTTGTGGGCTTTAGTGGGTGACTTAACTCCTCCTGAGGCAGTGGGAACTTTTGGTGGTATTCAAAATTTCGCCAGCTTTATTGGTGCAACATTAGCACCAATTGGAACAGGATATATAGTAAAAGCGACTAATTCTTTCGATTATGTTTTTGTTGTTAGTGGGGTACTCTGTCTTATTGGCGCAATCAGTTATGCTCTAATTAGTAGAAAAATTACTAGCGAGGATTTGTTGCCAAACTAA
- a CDS encoding FAD-dependent oxidoreductase: MKDIIVIGGGWAGCAAAISAKKAGATVTLLERTDLLLGLGNVGGLTRNNGRYTAAEESILLGGRELFEITDRLSRHKNVDFPGHKHASIYDVNFIESAVRRKLQEMEIDILFYTTAKNVEKENQKIKSLILDDGNKITGDCFIETTGSTGPMNNCHKYGNGCAMCILRCPTFGGRVSITEKCGIKDVMGKRNDGTYGSFSGSVKINKETLSKELQERLNREGVVIIPLSSEEKNLEKLNIKICQHYALDAFSENIILLDTGHAKLMAPFYPIEKLRKIKGFEDAKFEDPYSGGVANSIRHLSIAPRENTMKVKEIENLFVAGEKSGFHIGHTEAIVTGYLAGHNSVRKALEMPLIELPNSLAIGDFISFSNQKMYEKDGDKLKFTFAGSVYFERMKAANLYSIDHKKLRSRVEKTGFLNMYDKKLC; this comes from the coding sequence ATGAAGGATATTATAGTTATTGGCGGTGGATGGGCTGGATGTGCAGCCGCCATCAGTGCAAAAAAGGCTGGAGCAACAGTAACTTTATTAGAAAGAACAGACTTATTATTAGGGCTAGGGAATGTTGGTGGACTGACAAGAAACAATGGAAGATACACAGCTGCAGAAGAATCCATTTTATTAGGTGGAAGGGAATTATTTGAAATTACAGATCGCCTTTCACGGCATAAAAACGTTGATTTTCCAGGGCATAAGCATGCAAGCATATATGATGTAAATTTTATTGAAAGTGCTGTAAGAAGAAAATTACAAGAAATGGAGATTGATATTTTATTTTATACCACAGCTAAAAATGTTGAAAAAGAAAATCAAAAGATAAAGTCTCTTATATTAGATGATGGAAACAAAATTACTGGGGACTGCTTTATAGAAACCACCGGGTCTACTGGTCCAATGAACAATTGTCATAAATATGGAAACGGTTGCGCAATGTGTATATTAAGATGTCCTACCTTTGGTGGCAGGGTGAGTATTACAGAAAAATGCGGAATTAAGGATGTGATGGGAAAACGAAATGACGGAACATATGGGTCTTTTAGTGGTTCTGTAAAAATAAATAAAGAGACATTAAGTAAAGAACTTCAGGAAAGATTGAATAGAGAAGGGGTTGTGATCATACCGCTATCTTCTGAAGAAAAGAATTTAGAAAAGCTAAATATAAAAATATGCCAACATTATGCGTTAGATGCCTTTTCGGAGAACATAATTTTACTTGATACTGGGCATGCAAAATTAATGGCACCTTTTTATCCTATTGAGAAACTGAGAAAAATCAAAGGATTTGAGGATGCTAAATTTGAAGATCCGTATTCTGGAGGGGTAGCGAATTCCATAAGACATCTGTCTATCGCACCAAGAGAAAATACAATGAAGGTAAAGGAAATCGAAAATCTTTTTGTAGCAGGAGAAAAAAGTGGATTTCATATCGGACACACAGAAGCTATTGTTACTGGATATTTAGCAGGTCATAATAGTGTAAGAAAAGCATTGGAAATGCCTCTAATAGAATTGCCAAATAGTTTAGCTATAGGAGACTTTATATCCTTTTCTAATCAAAAAATGTATGAAAAAGACGGAGATAAGTTGAAGTTTACTTTTGCAGGATCGGTTTATTTTGAGAGAATGAAAGCAGCAAATTTGTATTCAATAGATCATAAGAAACTACGCAGTAGGGTAGAAAAAACTGGATTTCTCAATATGTATGATAAAAAATTGTGCTAG
- a CDS encoding gamma-glutamylcyclotransferase family protein: MNDRIYSAYGSNMNLKQMKKRCPNAKVIGKGELLGYKLTFRGRNFGVANVEESKDGRVPIVLWQITEECERALDRYEGFPQLYDKVVVRVSTSTGEQEAMIYIMTEQYESMPSIPKEHYFEIIRQGYKDNNIDIMPLFVAMNNTQDELKNSKVLDDFIR; encoded by the coding sequence ATGAACGACAGAATCTATTCTGCGTATGGTAGCAATATGAATCTCAAGCAAATGAAGAAACGCTGTCCAAATGCAAAGGTAATTGGTAAAGGAGAACTTCTAGGCTACAAACTTACCTTTCGAGGAAGAAACTTTGGGGTAGCTAATGTTGAAGAAAGCAAAGATGGTAGAGTACCCATTGTATTATGGCAAATTACAGAAGAGTGTGAAAGGGCGCTAGATCGGTATGAAGGTTTTCCCCAACTTTATGACAAAGTAGTAGTAAGAGTTAGCACTTCAACTGGTGAACAAGAAGCCATGATTTACATTATGACGGAACAATATGAGAGTATGCCTTCAATACCTAAGGAACATTATTTTGAGATAATAAGGCAAGGATACAAGGACAATAACATTGACATAATGCCATTATTTGTGGCTATGAATAATACTCAAGATGAACTAAAAAACAGTAAAGTATTAGATGATTTTATTAGGTAA